The genomic window ACACTGTCCGTTTTGATACTTTTGATTGAGACCGGCTAAACCACTATGAGTCAGTTAATACCAACTTTGTCTTGGTCGGTAACTATCGTCATTACACTTAACGATGTGGAAAATGGTGCATAAATACCTTGCTAACGGGCATCGGCTCTGTACTAGCTCGACCAAAAAGCGGCGATAAATTTGGCTTGTCGACACTCTCAATGGTAACTGTGGTATCCACACTGTCGGTTATGATTGAAACCGGCTAAACCACTATGAGTCCTGGTTTATACCTACTTTGTCTTGGTCGGTAACTATAGTCACCAGGTCACCACACTTTAAGATGTGAAAAATAGTGTATAAATACATAGCCACGGGCATCGTCTTTGTACTAGCTCGACCTAAAAGCGGCGATAATTTTGGCTTGTCGACACTCTCGATGGTAACTGTGGTATCCACACTGTCGGTTTTGATTGAGACCGGCTAAACCACTATGACTCCTGGTTTATACCTTGTCTTGGTTGGTAACTATAGTCACCAAACcttaaaatgtgtaaaatagTGTATAATATATACCTTGCCACGGGCATCGTCTCTGTACTAGCTCGACCAAAAAGCGGCGATAATTTTGGCTTGTCGACACTCTCAATGGTAACTGTGGTATCCACACTGTCCGTTTTGATGGATATCGGCTTGACCACTATGACACCTTCGGAGTCCTTGGTCTCGAGATTGTAGTTTGGATTTTCGAAGCCTGTGAacataaacatttaaaactttatgagaGGTCTATATAACAGCAGTATCATCTATAAAGTAGGTACCAATACcagtttaaaaaaccggccaagtgcgagtcggactcgcgcactaagggtaccattacgcaaaaaacggcaaaaaatcacgtttgttatgtGAGCCCCTTTGTCAGGCTGACATTTCAAAAATAACAATCAGGCTTACTCATCGAAAATAGAACACATGTTTGAAGTGTcgtatgtgggaaatatatatcccttagcctggtaaagggttaaatatttattttattctgtttttagtatttgttgttatagcggcaacagaaatacatcatctgtgaaaatttcaactgtctagctatcacggttcatgagatacagcctggtgacagacagacgaacagtgaagtcttagtaatagatggtaatagggtcccgttttaaccctttgggtacctaAAAACCTACCAGTTCGCGTGTTTTCGCTGTCAGCCGTAAAAGTCTGGCTAGCTTTACTCTGCAGCCGCCTCCTCTCCAGCTCGGCGTGTATGTCTGTCTGCACGCGCAGGTTGATGTCTCCGTAACGACGAACGATGTAGTTGAGGAGCCAGTGGTAACCCTTCTTTAGTCCGGGGTCGATTTTTggctttttctttttagtttccGTTTCGGCGGTGTAGGATTCCACTAGGGTTGGACATCGGTAtctgaaaaaaaccggccaaatgcgagtcggactcgcgcaccgagggttctgtacttttttagtatttgctgttatagtggcaacagaaatacatcatctgtgaaattttcaactgtctagctatcatggttcatgagatacagcctggtgacagacagacagacggacagacggacagcggagtcttagtaatagggtcccgtttttaccctttgggtacggaaccctaaaaagtaagtgcGTAGCAAAAAGGCACTATACCATAGTGCGGACAcgttatacatcaaaaatcacttgcgtttctatgtgtgaacggtacgtctgtacacgcgtcatgcgtcatagtatgAGTAAGTAGCTTAAagatagtactgagcggccggcaaacggccgtcaatctggtatcgcggggcgaggtaactcgagtcggggcgaggcggtgcgtggccgttctgtatgataatacttattctgtgactgtaCTATCGTTCCTTGGTCCTCCACATTGGTATAGATAgtaagtagcagtactgatagttccgctacttgacgctagatgtagacttcgaaaataatagtctttttggtaacaaaaccgatgtatggagtgagcactctgtcttcttaattctctttggtgctaccaaagatagatataactccgtaatagatggatgcagtctaaggaaaaaacgtgcctcgaaaatcacgaaaatttgattctcgatcagatggcgccactagttttggcctactctcgtatagagggcgttgaccgtttcgttcgttatttataattttaacgcatatccgttgaagaacatgggtcaaaatcatataaaaataataaatgcaaataaaaaagtgctacctaaagtaagtaggtacttaatagttGAAGTCTCCGCACCAGTTAtcgttgctcatactatttttcgttaccttctcacccgctccgtgcaaccgcaccagctagcggacgccctaagACGTCCAGTGACATGTCCTCCTTGCATAGGTATACACTATACTGCGAACTTACTTGTTAACAAGCGGTTCTATGTTGAGTTTCTCGACAACATCTATATCGTCCAGCGCGCCCGTCTTGTCCTGTTTGTTGGCTAGCACCAGTATTGGTTTGCCTGAGGAAGTGTAACCCATGAAACACACTagagtccctggcaagctcggacgaattgcaccttcccatacaaacgtagttctgctctcattttaaaactacgtgttggattgtaatgaaactttgcacatacaacgacatgaggtatatctaggtctgaaattagtttatatagctccagtttataacacaacacacaaacacaacagtttaaaacaaacttaatagagcaaaaacaagttttgtatgaaaaaaaatttatttttttactatgatatctgaagctacataaactaattacagacatacgtttgtatggagaaccgagcttgccggagacccttaaggaAGTTTCATTGTTCCTAACTAGTGGGTTAGAAACATAATTGCACAAGTTTTTAACatcattgcacaatacatgaaacTACATTTGGCAGACTTAATACaagaaggcattctctaccagtcaaccatgaTATATGCATTAATTTGCCTACAAATTGAAgtatacatttaataaaattattaagctCTAAAACTTGGCCTTTCCTGGTGATATCAAAGAAAAGCGTATTTTTACCAATCAGGTCAActaagttttttaaattaaattaatccaCGAGCTCATCGATAATATGTCTCATTTGAATTATTAACTACAGCTAAAATCCATCAATTATTCACGCCAGGACGGTTAGCTGCCGCAGCCTGCCTTATCGCCAATGTgcgaatttaatttataattagttCCACCAACTCACCTGATATTTTATCATGCGATAACACTTCTTCCAACACAGCACGGCATTCATCTAACCGTGAAAAATCACTTGAGTCGATCACAAATATAACCCCATGTACCTCGCTATAATACTGCGACCATATTTGTCTAAAATGCGGCCCTCCACCCAAATCGTAAATAGTCACAGGCGTATCCTTATGAATCAAATTAACAGCCTTAAAACCTACGGTCGGCAGAACTTTATCATCGTTCTCTCCTGCCAAATTGTTCACGGTTTTAGTCTTTCCCGCGTTGTCTAAACCTATTAATATTAACACTATACGTCTATGCACGCTCCGGCGGCGGGTAACATTCGCCCAACAATTACCCATCACtgaaaactaatattaaactaaactaataataCTTCCACATCATATGGCAGAGGAACTTTGAATTTATCGCCAGTggccatttgtaaacaaaagttTTGTTGACACAACCGTTACCAATGGCGATCGAGGTGAATGTGGCCAGTATCAAAATGGGTTTGTTTTCGTTGCGGGTCTGGTTCACTCAGTTTATTAACGTtgattgtatattatataaaatggtTGTAATCGAAAGTCACGTCCAAGGTTACAGCTGTTTCcattatttatataacaatGTAAAGAAACGTAACGTCACTACTAACTATCATCAATGggcaataaaataatgtgataaTGAAGTCGTTTCATTTTCAAGGCAATGCTAGAAATTCtagtatagtctgtcaagccatttccgtcagacGGTCAAAAAATTTAGgcgcgaaatgaaattttgaattccgtgcctttttctgctgacaaagttgtttgaccgacTATATTAAATAAGTTTATCAAGTCTCATACATGTCTCATATGAATCTTTTGAATGATCTTAGAATCTTGCAGAACACGTAATAAGGACGTGCAGGTGGCAGCACTTTAACCGAGCGAGCGTGGTCCtgacaactttttttaaatctagaTGGCTGTTTCAAATCGAATATTCAACCCGGATGTGTTGCAGCACTATTTgctgaccatgaaaaaaaaactagtctGCCAAGCCATTTCAGTCAGTAGAagtggcaaatttaaaaaatgtaggcgcgaggGATATCGTCCCAAAGAAAACTTAAATTCCGCGCCTTCTCCTATGAatagttgtttgacagactgtAACAGGGCCAGTGTTTTCATCTGTAGGGCGATGTTAGAGAGCAAAGACGCTCAAAgcctttattaatacaaaagaAAGAGAAAACAAACAAGTTACAAAAAGTTCAAGGCAGGCGTCGAAGTTTTATAATATGCAAAGGGATTCGCAAAAAAAACTAATGCCTGGGAAGGGGGTCGCGTCATGAAAAACACTGCGATAGAGTATAAGATTCCAGCTTTTCAATAATACACTGCCCCGAGCTTTGGCCCAGAGTGCCCAGTAACGGCAGTAATTTTAGCGTTGGCCATGTGTAGTGTAATTCTTATTATAAAGATAATTAATCTAAGTACTAATTGTTTAGATAGGGTAGAAAATAAAATCATTGTAATCCACTTCTCAATCACAAACTACAAGTAAACCctccaaaattaaaaaaaaaacaacaattaaaatacaataaggatatttatatttgtgaaaatattagCAATAAATACAGGTACAATTTGGACATGTTATTTACAAAGCTGatttggaaaataaataaatgcgccAATTAACTTAAGGGTAgccatgaataaaaaaataatttatctgaATTTAACAAGAATATTGTCTCCATTTTTCATAGAGTAATAAGCCAAGTCTTTCATGTAGTTATCTAGGCATATTTCGGCTCCTTTCATTTGGTCATCGAGTAGGTAAAGTTTGGGTTTTCCGGTGTTGCCTTTTGTGAAGAGTCTTTGTGCGAGTGTGACCAGTTTTTGAACGGCCATAGTGTTGGGGAACTTCTTTTTGAGTCGTTTTCCGGTTTCGTCTTGGAGTGTGATTTCTAGAAGCTGTGAGGTGAGCGTGGAAGATTTTGGTTGCTGTACGAGAAGGCTGTCGTCTGGAATGCCGTATTCTGAAAGTAAAAACGTTCATGAAAATTCTATTCATACAATcgtcttctattctattcatacAGAACATAGTGTCGTCctgtttttcttagattgatttgaaagggacgacacgacagtattgccactttttaatttctactctttttgccAGAGTGTATTTGAGGTGAAACAATATTAACCGGTATAGAAGGCCTAGTCAAGATGCCAAACGTTTGCGCCGCAGCAAAcgaaacatcatcatcatcatttctctatcactcttccattaTTAGCGCGACAGAATTTCATATTACATGTCTCCATTTCAAGCATGAGTAGCGTTCACGATGGCCTAAAAATGTACGCGAGTTaacgttccatcggtttgccgctatcactgtcacatttcgcaagaaagaacgggaaagatatcgaaattcgaaagctgtcaaattattatttaagttaagattgttttttcttgtttttttcgtttatagtgtcacataataaataaccgagtaaagtttcattaagtcctagttagaggttactttgataattaatttaatgagcgaagtgtcataattcgtgtatccgaagctgtgttattaaagataatataatcagagaactacatatattttttccacatctctaaacaattttagtacttctgtttgtatttttttttttttttgtgtaatttgacatttatatttatgttttttttttttgtaattttttgttaattttattgtttgtataaattgacatgtaagagtgcccctgtggcctatttgctgaataaatgttcgATGTTtgacgtctacgaatatcaacgtctcttagaaaaatccatactaatattataaatgcgaaagtctgtctgtctgtctgtgtgttccctcttcacgcttaaaccgctgaatcgatttagatgaaatttggcatagagataggttgagtccctgagaaggacatagaatagtttttatcctgaaaatcatcccttaagaaagtaaaaagcgggtcggaattgagataattaatgaagtgtctgctaatttttgtgcataatatgctcaaattgaataattgctataagactttctccaggcgctattcttactctagctggggttactaagtccacgcagacgaagtcgcgggcaaaagctagtatgataataaaaggagatttttcgccttctggctcagggaacggccttaaagtaGCAAATGGCCTTTCAATGGAACATGAGAAGAATATGCTTACTCATAACGAGTTCCTGGAATCGGCAATGGTCTATATCAAAAGCTGCCTGCGCATTCAGGTCTGTCTGCGCGCGTTTCCATTCTGCCCCGTAGCGTTTCATGTAGTCATATTCCGCTCCTCGGCGTAATTCAGGGGTTATTTTGGACCCGttcagttcctaaaaaaaaaacatttggcttaaagggctggcatccggggggggttttttttaatggaatttcatattccattaaaaaaacaacaatttgacacaattctagggattgacagggtaagctatgctggcgccatctaaatatttcaaccggccaaccccattgtacattgtaatgcacattgggccttacgagttTAAAACTAGTAACATAGTCCTCGGTGGCATGTATCGGGTTCTTCAAGAAGGATTCGGTTCAGCTTGCTTACTGACCGTGGAAACATTACATATGCCATAAAACTAGTATACATACCTGTAGTGTGCCAATTTTCGCCATAATCAGTTGAGATCCAGTGTCATAGTCCTCGGTGGCCTGTATCGGGTTCTTCAAGAAGTAGAGCTTGCGGAGGCGGTTCAGCTTGTCCAGCTCGCTCACTGATCGCCACTAGAAATAATATGCACATAAGTTACacattatttaaactttactgCACAAAAAAACACACCtcaatgtacaaaaggcgaacttaatgccatgagccattctctaccagtcaaccaagtGGAATTCCATTGCAGAACTGAGATATTGAGTCAAAATGTGTTCACCTTTATTACCTAGGCAATAGAGtccaagtaagtaaattaattgcTGCGGGGTTTGGGAGCGCGGCGAATGGTTTGCCGCGCTCGCCCGGCGGTGGACTCTATTGTCTAGGTAATAAGGGTGACTACATTTTGACTAAAATACCAATATCTCAGTTCTGCAATAAAATTCCGTTTGGTGCCCATAGAACAAAATGAAGAATATCTGGACAACTAAACTGTTTTACATCATATTTATAAATCTGTGACATCttcattaattttgtattataccatataattcgtttttaatatttgttattttgtatgtTACAATTGTTGTGTAAATATGAATTAACTTTAGACATTATCTAAATAAGTGCATGTTTAGTATTAGGcataaaatttgaaatttgcATGTCACTGTGTGACAAGGTAGCTTGGCTCACTTACTATGAACTGTAACATCCTATGTATACCCTATCTTTCACAAATAAAtgacttatgacttatgaagttcataaaaatacctatctaatGACTAATGACCTAATTCTCCACTCTTTTGGTTTTTGGGccattttgacgcatagtcttttgatgtatttttttaactaaggtAGATatactttatattataactagatatacctactcctattgtaagtacaaagtttgagAGCAattctagctagtcgttttaaaatgagagcgtaatacgtttgtatggaaaaccgagcttgccggggactcttaagattTTCCTCTGtacaatataaaacaaaaaccatACTTACATCATTTATCTTGTTCCTGTTTAAAAACAGCAACTCCAAATTCTCAAATACATCCACTTTCGCATTCCCCGGATTATCATTGAACCTTATCTGCTCAATCTGACAATCATTCAGACTTAGCACCTTTAAGTTCTCCAGCCAACCTAGATTCATGACCTCATACCAAGAGTTTATCGGGTTTCCATCGAGTCTTAGAATGGTTAGTGTTCGGAGAGTCACCATTGGTGGTGATATAGTTCTAACTTGGTTGTAAGCGGCAATGATTTCTTGGATCTTCGGAGTGAGATGGGATAGAGCGAGGATGTCGGACCATTCGTAGTCGCAAACGGAGATGTTGAGTTTTTCCAAGCTGGATAGATTGATGGAGAGCTGGTCCAGGGTTTCTTCGGGTAAGTTGATGGCCATGCGGTTTTTGCTGTAAgagattaattattaattaaagaaCTGCTTACCGCGTGTtcttatctctatcgcacgaGCATAAATATATTGCTATCTCGCTTGCACAGTGTCATTGACCGCTGtcatcatgggcgggacaggAATATAATTACCCGCGAGCGATAGAGATAGAAACAGGCGGGTTGATGTACGAAATTTATCGGGCTAAGTGTCCTTTCTATAAACTTATTAcgcattaaaattattatacatatct from Cydia strobilella chromosome 23, ilCydStro3.1, whole genome shotgun sequence includes these protein-coding regions:
- the LOC134751691 gene encoding ADP-ribosylation factor-like protein 13B, translated to MGNCWANVTRRRSVHRRIVLILIGLDNAGKTKTVNNLAGENDDKVLPTVGFKAVNLIHKDTPVTIYDLGGGPHFRQIWSQYYSEVHGVIFVIDSSDFSRLDECRAVLEEVLSHDKISGKPILVLANKQDKTGALDDIDVVEKLNIEPLVNKYRCPTLVESYTAETETKKKKPKIDPGLKKGYHWLLNYIVRRYGDINLRVQTDIHAELERRRLQSKASQTFTADSENTRTGFENPNYNLETKDSEGVIVVKPISIKTDSVDTTVTIESVDKPKLSPLFGRASTETMPVARVELEPRAEFRKLSPIARNRSGVNHIDFMNRPHSSPTKKMKVEPLSQNSSLDSEEKTAREPERPRRVIRDGEIMRREILLADRNCNKTACSDVTPVREAATLPAGAGGAGGARGAGGARPASASQLVRRQLEVSAHRRRLSLRYVRNKTSPEPVSMLVYEPKKRHLDKGDFQHATN
- the LOC134751824 gene encoding tubulin-specific chaperone E; amino-acid sequence: MVGAMPVNLIPKFCNGTMDSRNGTEEGESQVRIGSRVKCNDDFATVKYIGEVQGYKGIWYGVEWDDPARGKHDGSLDDIQYFKTSKPGAGSFIRPNKIAPSITCADAIKKYYGDREDEAVAAHRRTVINEWKREMGAPFIEMVGFEKIHQKQKFDRLVEVCVRDRCVSRAGDVAALCPRARSLDVSTNLFSNWREVIQLSAQLPDLRELDVSKNRMAINLPEETLDQLSINLSSLEKLNISVCDYEWSDILALSHLTPKIQEIIAAYNQVRTISPPMVTLRTLTILRLDGNPINSWYEVMNLGWLENLKVLSLNDCQIEQIRFNDNPGNAKVDVFENLELLFLNRNKINDWRSVSELDKLNRLRKLYFLKNPIQATEDYDTGSQLIMAKIGTLQELNGSKITPELRRGAEYDYMKRYGAEWKRAQTDLNAQAAFDIDHCRFQELVMKYGIPDDSLLVQQPKSSTLTSQLLEITLQDETGKRLKKKFPNTMAVQKLVTLAQRLFTKGNTGKPKLYLLDDQMKGAEICLDNYMKDLAYYSMKNGDNILVKFR